CGCTTGCCGGGGCGGGCGTAGGGATCGAAGTACCACAGCCCCACATGCTGTCCGCCGCGCGTCACCTCATAGACGGTGATGTCCTCGTGATAGACCGGCAGCCCCTCCAGCTTCTTGAATTCAAAGCCGTAGAGCTGGCCCGAGGCCCAGAACATGCCCTCGCGCAGCTTGTCCAGCTGCAGGTACGGCTTCACCTCGTTCATATCGAGGTCGTACTTCGCCTTACGCACCTTCTCGGCGTAGAAGCGGTAGTCCCAGGGCTCGAGCTTGAAGCCACCCCCCTCCTTGTCGATGATCGCCTGCATGTCGGCCACATCGATGGCGACCTGGGCGATGGCCGGCTTCCACACCGCCTCCATCAGGGCCATGGCGTTCTCGGGCGTCTTGGCCATGGCGTTTTCCAGGCTCCAGTGCGCATGGGTCTTGTAGCCCAGCAGCTTGGCGCGTTCGGCCCGCAGCTTCAGGATCTTGGAGATGATGGCGTTGTTGTCGGTCGCTCCGCCGTTGTCGCCGCGATTGACGAACGCGCGCCAGACCTTCTCGCGCGCGCCGCGCACCGGCGACTCGGCGAGGAACGGATCAACGCTGGAGCGGGTGTTCACGATGACATGCTTGCCAGGGAGCTTGCGCTCGGCAGCGTTCAGGGCTGCGGCGGACTTCAGGGTCTCCGGCAGTCCGGCCAGATCGGCCTCGGACAGTTCGATCCAGGTGTTCTCGTCGGCCAGCAGGTTCTGGTTGAACTTGGTGTACAGCCCGGCCAGTTCGGTGTTGATCGCCCCGACCCGAGCCTTGGCCTGGGCGCTCAGCTTGGCGCCAGCGCGCACGAAGTTGGTGTAGTAGATCCACAGCACACGCTGCTGCTCGGACGTCAGCCTGGCCTTCTCGGGCCCGTCATAGACCGCCTGGATCCGGGCGAAGAGCGCGGCGTTCTGATTGATCTTGTCGCTATGCGCCGACAGCTTGGGGTCCATCTCGGACTCGACAGCCTGAAAGGCCGGCGTGCTCATGTTCGAGCCCCAGGTGAAGTAGTAGGTCAACACCGCGTTCAGCGTACGACCGGCGTCTTCCATCGCCGCGATGGTGTTCTCGAAGGTCGGGGCAGCCTTGTTACGAGTGATCGCATCGATCTCGGCTAGGTTCTCGGCCATGGCCGCCTCGAGCGCGGGCTTGAAGTGCTCGACCTTGATCTTGTCGAAGGCGGGCACGCCGCCATAGGGGCCGGTCCACTTCTGGAGCAGGGGATTGGTCGCTTGGGCCATGGCGAGACTGGGGTCCAGGGCGGTGATCGCGCCGACGGCGGCGGCCGAGGCGAGGAAGGTACGGCGTTGCACGGAAAGCCTCCGAAAGCGGTTTGGCGGCGACCCTAGAGGAAGGCGGGCCAGCCGTCACATGACGGGACGGTAACCTCGCACGACGCGTGGACGGAAGCCCCGCGCAACGCTAAACCTGCCCCATGATCGGCGTCTTTGACTCTGGCGTGGGCGGCCTCTCGGTCCACCGCGCCCTCGTGCAGCGTCTGCCCCAGGCGGACTTCACCTATCTGGCTGACCAGGCGAACGCGCCCTACGGCGTGCGGACCGGCGAGGACATCGTCGAGCTGACCAAGGCCGGCTGCGTGCGGCTGTTCGATCGCGGCGCCAGTCTGGTCGTTTTGGCCTGCAACACGGCCTCGGCCATCGCCCTGCGCCGCCTGCAGCAAACCTGGTTGCCCGGCTACCGCAAGGAGATCGGCCGTCCGGTGAACATCCTCGGCATCATCGTGCCGACCATTGAGAAGGCTACGGGCCTGCCCTGGGAGCATGAGGCCGAGCGTCGCGGTGAAAAGGTACAGCAGCTGGACATTCTGGGCGTCTTCGCAACCCAGGCCACGGTGCGCTCGCGCGTCTATGAGATCGAGATCGATAAGCGCAAACAGGATCTGGCGGTGTTCTCCGAGGCGTGCCCGGAACTGGTCCCGCTGATCGAAGGCGACGCCAGCGTCGTCGAGATCGCCAAGGCTGTTGAGACCCACGTCCAGGCCCTGAAAACCCGCATCGGCCGCTATCCGGACCGTGTCGTGCTGGGCTGCACCCACTATGAAATCATCGCCGACGTCTTCCGCGCCGCCCTGCCCGCGGGAACCCCGCTGATCCAGCAGCCGGCGGCCACGGCCGAAGGCTTGGCCCTCTATCTGGAGCGCCACCCCGAATATGATCCGGGGACGGGCGGCGGCTGCGTCTTCCTGACAACCGGAACGCCGGGTCCGCAGAACGGCCTGGTCCAGAGCTTCTGGGGCGCCCCGCTGGCGTTCGAGGCGGCTTAACGGCTCAGACAGGTCCGCTTTCGACGGCCATGCTTAAGACGGCTGTCGACCCATACTTGCCCCTTCCGCGCCTTCGGCGCTCCTCTCCCGGAGGGGGAAGAAGGGGCGCGAACCTTCCGCCCCCTGTGGGGGCGTAAGGCCTGCAAGACCGCGACGTCATGACCAGCGTCCTAACGGACGTCGTAAACAGCCCTTAACGCTCTTCGGGCACAACATCGCGGTTCGACCGGTTCCGCCGGTCCCGAGATACGTTGTTGAGTTCGGAGACTTTTCATGGCGCGAGCCGCGCGGCGATCCACGACGGAGCTCCTTTGGGATGCGCTCCGTTATGGCTGGGCCCAGCCCTGGACGGCCCGGTTCCGGGGCGGGATCGTCACCGTCGTCGGGGCGATCCTGCTGCTGGCCATCGCCACCTACAACGCGACCGATCCGAGCTTCAACGCTGTCACGGACGAGCCGGCCCGCAACGCCCTGGGCGGCCTGGGCGCGGCGATTTCAGACATTCTGATGCAGTCCCTGGGCCTGTCGGCGTGGGGCATCGCGCTGCTGATGCTGGTGTTCGGCGTCACCCGCGTGGCGCAAGCCGACCCGGACGCGGACCGCAAGGACCTGCGCCAGCGGGCGCTGATCGGGGCGCTGGGCCTTCTGGCGCTGTCGGCCGTGCTGGCCGCTCCGCCGCCGCCCGCCATCTGGCAGCTGGAAAAGGGTCTGGGCGGCTTCTGGGGCGACTCCCTGCTGCACATGGTGGCCGCCGTCCTGCGGTTCGCCCATATCCCCGGCGCGACGATCATCGCCGCCGTCCTGTTCGGGATCGCCGCCATCGCAGCCTTGGGGTTCGCCATCGGCGTGCGCGAGGTCGATCCCGACGCCATCCATGCCGCCGTCAGCAACGCCTTGCAGCCCCGCGCCCGTCCCGAGCCCGAGCCTGAGCCCGTGCCGGCGCCCAAGCCCGTCCGCGCCAAGCGCGAAAAGGCGGAGGCGGCTCCCAAACGCCCCGGTCGCCTGCCGCCGCTTGAGGCCGAAGACGACGAAACGCCGATCGCCGCAGCGCAACCGGCCACCGCGCCGCGCGCCTATACCCCACCGCCGGTTCAGGACGACGAAGACGACTTCGAAGACAGCCTGGACGCCCGGCCCATGGCCATCGCCAAGCCCAAGGGGACGGTGAAGGAGTCTGGTCGCGAGCAGCGCGAACAGCAGAAGGCGTTCGACTTCGAGGAAGACGCTGGCTTCCAGCTGCCGGAACTGGCCATGCTGGCCAAGTCCAAGCCGCGTTCGTCCGAGGTGGACGCTGCGGCTCTGCGCCAGAACGCCAGGCTGCTGGAGAGCGTGCTGGCCGAGTTCGGCGTCAAGGGTCAGATCGACCAGATCCGCCCCGGCCCCGTGGTCACCATGTACGAGCTGGTGCCAGCGCCAGGCGTGAAGACCGCGCGTGTCGTGGCCCTGGCCGATGATATCGCCCGCTCGATGAGCGTGATCTCCTGCCGCGTCGCCGTGGCCCAGGGCCGCAACGCCATCGGCATCGAAATGCCCAACCAGCGTCGCGAGACGGTCTATCTGCGCGATCTGCTGTCCAGCGCCGACTACGAGAAGGCCAGCCAGATCCTGCCCATGGCGCTGGGTGAGACCATCGGCGGCGAACCCTATATCGCCGACCTGGCCAAGATGCCCCACCTGTTGATCGCCGGCACCACCGGCTCGGGCAAGTCGGTCGGCGTCAACGCCATGATCCTGTCGATCCTGTACAAGCTGCCGCCCGAGAAATGCCGCTTCATCATGGTCGACCCCAAGATGCTAGAGCTGAGCGTTTACGACGGCATCCCGCACCTGCTCGCGCCCGTCGTCACCGATCCGAAGAAGGCCGTCGTGGCCCTGAAGTGGACGGTCCGCGAGATGGAGGACCGCTATCGCCGCATGTCCAAGATCGGCGTGCGCAACATCGGCGGCTATAACGAGAAGGCCAACGAGGCGGCCGCCAAGGGCGAGCACTTCGAGCGCACGGTCCAGACCGGCTTCGACGACGCCGGCCGGCCGATCTACGAGACCGAGCAGATCCGCCCAGAGCCGATGCCCTATCTCGTCGTGGTCATCGACGAGGTCGCCGACCTGATGATGGTGGCCGGCAAGGACATCGAAGGCGCCGTGCAGCGTCTGGCCCAGATGGCCCGCGCCGCCGGCATCCACCTGATCATGGCCACCCAGCGGCCCTCGGTCGACGTCATCACCGGCACCATCAAGGCCAACTTCCCGACCCGGATCAGCTTCCAGGTCACCAGCAAGATCGACGCCCGCACCATCCTGGGCGAGCAGGGCGCCGAGCAGCTGCTGGGCCAGGGCGACATGCTCTACATGGCCGGCGGCGGGCGCATCACCCGCCTGCACGGTCCGTTCGTGTCGGACGGCGAGGTCGAGCAGGTCGCAAAATTCCTGCGCGACCAGGGCATTCCGCAGTATCTGGAAGAAGTCACCGCCGGCGGCGACGAGGAACAGGAAGAAGCCATCGAGGGCGCGTTCTCGGGCGAAGGCGGCGCCAACGACCTCTACGATCACGCGGT
The DNA window shown above is from Caulobacter sp. FWC26 and carries:
- a CDS encoding M3 family metallopeptidase, with protein sequence MQRRTFLASAAAVGAITALDPSLAMAQATNPLLQKWTGPYGGVPAFDKIKVEHFKPALEAAMAENLAEIDAITRNKAAPTFENTIAAMEDAGRTLNAVLTYYFTWGSNMSTPAFQAVESEMDPKLSAHSDKINQNAALFARIQAVYDGPEKARLTSEQQRVLWIYYTNFVRAGAKLSAQAKARVGAINTELAGLYTKFNQNLLADENTWIELSEADLAGLPETLKSAAALNAAERKLPGKHVIVNTRSSVDPFLAESPVRGAREKVWRAFVNRGDNGGATDNNAIISKILKLRAERAKLLGYKTHAHWSLENAMAKTPENAMALMEAVWKPAIAQVAIDVADMQAIIDKEGGGFKLEPWDYRFYAEKVRKAKYDLDMNEVKPYLQLDKLREGMFWASGQLYGFEFKKLEGLPVYHEDITVYEVTRGGQHVGLWYFDPYARPGKRSGAWMNAYRGQERFKGEITTIVSNNSNFIKGKPGEPVLISWDDATTLFHEFGHAIHGLNANATYPSVSGTNVARDYVEFPSQLNEHWLSTPQVLNKFAVHYQTGKPIPQALVDRIEAAGKFGEGFGTTEYLASALIDMKLHLAGDADIDPDTFEREELAKLNMPKEIVMRHRTPQFGHIFSGDGYSAGYYSYLWSDTLTADAAEAFQEAPGGFYDKAVAKRLYENIMSAGNTIDPVEQFRAFRGRDVKIGALMRKRGFPVPPGA
- a CDS encoding glutamate racemase; this encodes MIGVFDSGVGGLSVHRALVQRLPQADFTYLADQANAPYGVRTGEDIVELTKAGCVRLFDRGASLVVLACNTASAIALRRLQQTWLPGYRKEIGRPVNILGIIVPTIEKATGLPWEHEAERRGEKVQQLDILGVFATQATVRSRVYEIEIDKRKQDLAVFSEACPELVPLIEGDASVVEIAKAVETHVQALKTRIGRYPDRVVLGCTHYEIIADVFRAALPAGTPLIQQPAATAEGLALYLERHPEYDPGTGGGCVFLTTGTPGPQNGLVQSFWGAPLAFEAA